One Pseudomonas sp. FP1742 genomic window carries:
- the mreC gene encoding rod shape-determining protein MreC yields MRLLVLVVLSVALMVVDARFTLLKPVRSQMSLVLMQSYWITDLPQRLWQGVASQFGSRTELVAENEKLKTENLLLQGRMQKLAALTEQNVRLRELLNSSALVNEKVEVAELIGMDPNPFTHRIIINKGERDGVILGQPVLDARGLMGQVVELMPYTSRVLLLTDTTHSIPVQVNRNGLRAIASGTGNPERLELRHVADTADIKEGDLLVSSGLGQRFPAGYPVATVKEVIHDSGQPFAIVRAVPTAALNRSRYLLLVFSDGRTAEERANEAAQAQEALDRQGGGPTIPATVPKPVGPMIPAAVAAPAAAPAAPTAPAAATPVKPAATHPATAKPPATTPTAAKPPAAKPAAVKPAAKPPVAAPATTGGRE; encoded by the coding sequence GTGCGCTTGTTGGTGCTGGTCGTGCTATCGGTCGCGCTGATGGTGGTCGATGCCCGCTTCACACTGCTCAAGCCAGTGCGTAGCCAAATGTCGCTGGTGCTGATGCAGTCTTACTGGATCACCGACCTGCCGCAGCGGCTATGGCAAGGTGTGGCCAGCCAATTCGGCAGCCGGACCGAACTGGTCGCCGAAAACGAAAAACTCAAAACCGAAAACCTGCTGTTGCAGGGGCGCATGCAAAAGCTTGCCGCCCTGACCGAACAGAACGTTCGGCTGCGCGAGTTGCTCAACTCTTCCGCGCTGGTCAACGAGAAGGTCGAAGTGGCCGAATTGATCGGCATGGACCCCAACCCCTTCACCCATCGCATCATCATCAATAAAGGTGAGCGCGACGGTGTGATCCTCGGTCAACCGGTGCTCGATGCGCGCGGCCTGATGGGGCAGGTGGTCGAGTTGATGCCATACACCTCCCGCGTACTGTTGTTGACCGACACCACCCACAGCATTCCGGTGCAGGTGAACCGTAACGGTCTGCGGGCGATTGCCAGCGGCACCGGCAACCCGGAACGCCTCGAACTGCGCCATGTGGCCGATACCGCCGACATCAAGGAAGGCGATCTGCTGGTTAGCTCTGGTCTTGGCCAGCGTTTCCCGGCGGGTTACCCGGTGGCGACGGTCAAGGAAGTGATCCACGATTCCGGTCAGCCATTTGCCATCGTCCGTGCGGTGCCGACCGCCGCGTTGAACCGCAGTCGTTATCTGCTGCTGGTGTTCAGTGACGGCCGTACAGCCGAGGAGCGCGCCAACGAAGCCGCCCAGGCTCAGGAGGCTCTGGACCGGCAGGGTGGCGGGCCGACCATTCCTGCGACTGTGCCGAAACCTGTCGGGCCGATGATACCGGCAGCCGTCGCGGCTCCGGCGGCTGCACCTGCCGCACCAACTGCGCCTGCCGCCGCGACCCCGGTCAAACCTGCCGCGACCCATCCTGCTACAGCCAAGCCGCCCGCGACGACACCGACGGCAGCCAAGCCACCGGCAGCCAAACCCGCAGCCGTGAAGCCTGCTGCCAAACCGCCTGTCGCTGCGCCGGCCACCACTGGGGGAAGAGAATAA
- the mreD gene encoding rod shape-determining protein MreD, giving the protein MGGATSSRNGWMVWLTFAIGMLLSVSPLPQFMEILRPLWLALLLAFWALALPQKVGMVTAWCLGLAEDVLYGTLLGQNALILTLITFLVLSLQQRLRMFPMWQQSLVILVIFGLAQLVQLWLSALTGNRQPTLALVLPALVSALLWPWISFGLRGLRRRYKIN; this is encoded by the coding sequence ATGGGCGGTGCAACTTCCTCCCGAAACGGCTGGATGGTCTGGCTGACTTTCGCTATCGGCATGTTGCTCAGCGTTTCGCCGCTGCCGCAATTCATGGAAATCCTGCGTCCTTTGTGGCTGGCCTTGTTGTTGGCGTTCTGGGCGTTGGCCCTGCCGCAGAAGGTCGGCATGGTGACCGCCTGGTGCCTGGGGCTGGCCGAGGATGTGCTGTATGGCACGTTGCTGGGCCAGAATGCGTTGATCCTCACGCTCATTACGTTCCTGGTGCTGTCGCTGCAACAGCGCCTGCGCATGTTCCCGATGTGGCAACAGAGCCTGGTGATCCTGGTGATCTTCGGCCTCGCCCAACTGGTTCAGTTGTGGCTGAGCGCCCTGACCGGCAATCGTCAGCCGACCCTGGCGCTGGTGTTGCCGGCACTGGTCAGTGCGTTGCTCTGGCCTTGGATCAGCTTCGGTTTGCGCGGTTTGCGTCGACGCTACAAAATTAATTAA